In one window of bacterium DNA:
- a CDS encoding class I SAM-dependent methyltransferase, with translation MSGRRSNCAVCGGSARVWFNEFRKCTSCGFAWMSDMPSSSQLDDFYRDNPLDPEWDSFISTAEWPSNFYEHRLRRIERFVSPGALLDVGVGFGRFLEVAHSRWPRVVGLDITPRVVEYVLRNRGLKVDLGVLRDLRYGSSTFDCIHMKDVIEHMPDAMENLAECARIARPGAVLVIETLNIDSIYARARGAAYRGFVPGHVAFFGPRSIRTALERTGFKLMKLYAGDEIPLKNYSRLRPKRMIAKRVAKRIHFGELYFASFVAYAQFPSRP, from the coding sequence ATGTCTGGCCGACGATCAAACTGTGCAGTGTGCGGCGGAAGCGCACGTGTCTGGTTTAATGAGTTTCGGAAGTGCACATCATGCGGGTTCGCTTGGATGTCGGACATGCCATCCAGCTCGCAGCTTGACGACTTCTACCGTGATAACCCACTTGATCCGGAGTGGGACTCATTCATTTCAACAGCTGAATGGCCCTCCAACTTCTATGAGCATCGATTGCGAAGAATCGAGAGGTTTGTGTCGCCGGGCGCATTGCTTGATGTTGGAGTTGGCTTCGGTCGGTTTTTGGAAGTGGCACACTCACGTTGGCCTAGGGTGGTGGGTCTCGACATCACCCCAAGGGTCGTCGAGTACGTACTACGTAACCGCGGATTAAAAGTGGATCTCGGAGTCCTTCGGGATCTCCGTTACGGCTCATCCACCTTCGACTGCATCCACATGAAAGACGTAATCGAGCACATGCCAGATGCAATGGAGAACCTGGCTGAGTGCGCGAGAATCGCGCGTCCGGGAGCCGTCCTCGTAATCGAGACACTAAACATTGACTCAATCTACGCACGTGCACGAGGCGCGGCATATCGAGGGTTCGTTCCAGGACACGTAGCGTTCTTCGGGCCCAGGTCCATTCGAACGGCGCTGGAGCGAACCGGTTTCAAACTCATGAAGCTCTACGCAGGTGATGAAATTCCCCTCAAGAACTATTCACGCCTTCGCCCGAAGAGAATGATCGCGAAGCGCGTCGCAAAACGAATTCATTTCGGCGAACTGTATTTTGCCAGTTTCGTCGCTTATGCCCAATTCCCAAGCCGACCCTAA
- a CDS encoding FkbM family methyltransferase — translation MGLIRWPKRIDSCLNGGRMSLVRSIDRAARRLGIADQLKYVRSRTSRVRRRDYLDTIHMRMLFAFVLRENANCIDIGAHTGAILREMERCAPQGRHYAFEPIPEFYERLLLDFPGVTISRAAVSSTSGTATFKYVRTAPGYSGLLSRTYPRGAKTEDILVPVVSLDDFLPPDYAPDLIKIDVEGAEHLVLAGAERLIRACRPIVVFEHGFGGQAPPGDVYAFFARAKFRIFDLDGHGPYDKATFLREYHVHKRHWNWVAHP, via the coding sequence ATGGGCTTGATCAGGTGGCCCAAGCGGATAGACTCGTGCCTTAATGGCGGAAGGATGTCATTAGTCCGGTCGATAGATCGCGCCGCACGCCGGCTTGGGATCGCCGATCAATTGAAGTATGTCCGCTCGCGGACCAGTCGAGTTCGCCGCCGGGACTATTTAGACACTATACACATGCGCATGCTCTTTGCTTTCGTCTTGCGCGAGAATGCGAACTGCATCGACATCGGCGCGCACACTGGCGCCATTCTTCGTGAGATGGAGCGCTGTGCGCCGCAAGGACGGCACTATGCCTTCGAACCCATTCCAGAGTTCTATGAACGCCTCCTCTTGGACTTTCCGGGCGTAACGATTAGCAGGGCCGCAGTCTCATCCACCAGCGGTACCGCCACCTTTAAGTACGTCCGCACCGCTCCAGGCTACAGTGGCCTACTGTCGCGAACTTATCCCCGAGGCGCCAAGACGGAAGACATCCTAGTTCCGGTGGTCAGCCTCGACGACTTCTTGCCACCAGACTATGCGCCTGACCTGATCAAGATTGATGTCGAGGGTGCGGAGCATCTCGTGTTGGCCGGCGCGGAGCGCCTAATCCGTGCCTGCCGACCTATCGTTGTCTTCGAGCATGGGTTTGGAGGCCAGGCGCCGCCGGGCGACGTGTACGCCTTTTTCGCGCGAGCCAAGTTCCGCATCTTCGACCTCGACGGCCACGGTCCATATGACAAGGCGACGTTCCTTAGGGAGTACCACGTGCACAAGCGGCACTGGAACTGGGTGGCGCACCCGTAG
- a CDS encoding DUF4012 domain-containing protein: MEGARATGKLPRVRSKRRRRLRSHRLLAGAILILLVLVSAGTAVGYIALKPRADKLQAAITADLQAGQRELEVGKNALKQASTKRDASLVTEAVAQFVAAKGKFLAASQLADNSRLLHDLELLPGAGSLAQSRHAAVDGIAEMGVALSDAGQDLSAFDSQFIKPTDAGQGGRNILTVVDEAQPTLVKVRSDLQRAQNGALQVDLAVVPADQKATFLRARDGIESGLAGLGELDRLVPVLHEVLGGNGTRTYLVEQVNPSELRAGGGFIGTYSLIRAENGMLSVIRSGDAYDLVNPRPQPGQAGFIPLPDPYREKAPNLSWSFVDSNIYPDFESNAKTAETFVKPRIGYGLDGVISIDYYTVSKMLDLTGPVTVDGFGTVTGRNFISQLFPGDITADAYHKRIVSSMAGQLIKRVAALQVDQWPAVITALSNLAAHRHLQVYFDNPSAEGEISRVGWSGSINLAGTQDYMMEIESNYYGNKANYFLKRHYTVVLTRSGGTLHHKVLVELINNEPLGEEARVTYIADTRLYVPASASATTDNLPAVLIPNPTAPAGTRTLDGWLVVPCCAGRSEAIFEYDTPWPLHELGPETIYWQKQPGIFNDMLEVVWNAGTSTRFTASGDLAQDLVISLSSNGLTLSSGVPAQAAIPNLNLGDAARPKESEDSFAWA; this comes from the coding sequence ATGGAGGGGGCACGGGCGACTGGTAAACTGCCGCGGGTGCGCTCGAAAAGGCGCCGCCGGCTCCGCTCTCATCGGCTGCTGGCGGGCGCAATCCTGATCCTGCTGGTATTAGTCAGCGCTGGGACCGCCGTTGGTTACATCGCGCTGAAGCCCCGAGCCGACAAGCTTCAGGCCGCGATTACGGCAGATCTACAAGCGGGGCAGCGCGAGCTGGAGGTGGGCAAGAATGCCCTTAAACAGGCCAGCACCAAACGCGACGCCAGCCTGGTTACTGAAGCGGTTGCTCAGTTTGTCGCCGCCAAAGGCAAATTCCTGGCTGCCAGCCAGCTCGCTGACAACAGTCGGCTGCTGCACGACCTAGAGCTTCTGCCGGGAGCCGGTAGTCTGGCGCAATCCCGGCATGCGGCCGTTGACGGCATCGCTGAAATGGGGGTAGCGCTCTCTGACGCCGGCCAAGACCTGTCGGCCTTCGACAGTCAGTTCATCAAGCCAACCGACGCAGGCCAAGGGGGCCGCAATATTTTGACAGTGGTTGACGAGGCCCAACCCACCCTAGTCAAAGTCCGCAGCGACTTACAACGGGCCCAGAACGGTGCTTTGCAAGTCGATCTCGCAGTCGTTCCCGCCGACCAGAAGGCAACCTTCCTCAGGGCACGTGATGGCATTGAGTCAGGTTTGGCCGGCCTCGGCGAACTTGATCGCCTCGTGCCAGTCCTTCATGAGGTGCTCGGCGGTAACGGAACTCGCACTTACCTTGTCGAGCAGGTCAACCCGTCCGAGCTCCGGGCCGGTGGCGGTTTCATTGGTACATACAGTCTTATCCGGGCCGAGAACGGCATGCTGTCGGTGATCCGAAGCGGCGACGCTTATGACCTCGTCAATCCGCGCCCCCAACCTGGCCAAGCCGGATTCATCCCGCTACCAGATCCCTATCGCGAGAAGGCTCCTAACCTCAGCTGGAGCTTCGTCGATTCCAACATCTACCCCGACTTTGAGTCAAATGCCAAGACGGCTGAAACCTTCGTCAAGCCGCGTATTGGATATGGACTAGATGGTGTCATTTCAATCGACTATTACACGGTTTCGAAGATGCTCGATCTAACCGGCCCAGTGACCGTTGATGGTTTCGGAACTGTGACGGGTCGTAATTTCATTAGCCAGCTTTTCCCAGGCGACATTACGGCTGACGCCTATCACAAGAGGATCGTCAGCTCAATGGCAGGGCAGCTCATTAAGCGTGTAGCGGCCCTTCAAGTCGATCAGTGGCCCGCCGTCATTACGGCACTCAGTAACCTCGCCGCTCACAGGCATCTCCAAGTGTACTTTGACAACCCCAGCGCTGAGGGCGAGATTAGCCGGGTGGGCTGGTCCGGATCCATTAACCTGGCCGGCACTCAGGATTACATGATGGAGATTGAAAGCAACTACTACGGTAACAAGGCGAACTACTTCCTCAAACGCCATTACACGGTGGTACTTACACGAAGCGGTGGCACACTGCACCACAAGGTTCTAGTTGAGTTAATAAACAATGAACCGCTCGGCGAGGAAGCCCGGGTCACCTACATAGCCGACACGCGCCTTTATGTTCCAGCTAGCGCGTCTGCCACGACTGATAATCTGCCAGCGGTCCTAATCCCGAACCCAACTGCCCCGGCTGGCACGCGGACCCTCGACGGTTGGCTCGTCGTCCCATGCTGTGCAGGCAGAAGCGAAGCAATATTTGAATACGACACCCCATGGCCGCTGCACGAGTTGGGCCCAGAGACGATCTACTGGCAGAAGCAGCCAGGGATCTTCAATGACATGCTCGAAGTAGTCTGGAACGCCGGTACGAGCACGCGATTCACGGCTAGCGGGGACCTCGCCCAGGATCTGGTCATTAGTCTGAGCTCAAATGGCCTCACCCTCTCCTCCGGCGTACCAGCACAAGCCGCAATTCCCAACTTGAATTTAGGTGATGCCGCGAGGCCAAAAGAAAGCGAAGACTCGTTTGCATGGGCTTGA
- a CDS encoding glycosyltransferase family 2 protein, whose amino-acid sequence MRGFRVQLALIVVLVAVVGALLHPLALLLAIAPFDTKGLIRFMEEVRSVIADFLGWGVLSLLAVMVLFVVKGRLSRGSEPTADRAASALARQPRATVAITAYNDAQATAQAVRDLLRQPCVVKVLVIDNNSSDGTARTAAAAGAQVITESRQGYGYACIRGLAEALEVADADVVILTEGDGTFFADDVAKFLAYIDHADLVVGNRVVRGLVDSDSQMDYFFTWGNMAVAMLLRLRFWDGRHLGPAGLMDVGCTFRAIRRQALERILPDLVVGGNHFSPHMLLVAMARGLSVVEIPIRFRRRFGPSKGASQSLGKGLQVGLVMIWHIMTFRLRPSPRTEPATRESRSEPAAADGLATVDEHGVAIVSDRT is encoded by the coding sequence TTGAGGGGATTTCGGGTTCAGCTGGCGCTGATCGTCGTTCTCGTGGCGGTCGTTGGCGCCCTCCTCCACCCTCTCGCCCTGCTGCTGGCGATCGCTCCCTTTGACACCAAGGGGCTGATTCGGTTCATGGAGGAGGTTCGGTCGGTTATCGCCGACTTCCTTGGCTGGGGAGTACTCAGCCTTCTGGCGGTGATGGTCCTCTTTGTCGTGAAGGGGCGCCTATCTCGTGGTTCCGAGCCAACCGCTGATCGAGCGGCTTCCGCTCTGGCGCGGCAGCCTCGAGCCACCGTCGCAATTACCGCCTACAACGACGCGCAGGCGACTGCTCAGGCGGTGCGGGACTTACTGCGCCAACCGTGCGTCGTCAAGGTTCTCGTCATCGACAACAACTCGAGCGATGGCACGGCTCGCACGGCCGCGGCCGCGGGAGCGCAGGTCATCACCGAGTCTCGCCAGGGCTATGGATACGCGTGTATCCGTGGCCTTGCTGAGGCTCTCGAGGTGGCCGATGCCGACGTCGTCATCCTCACCGAAGGAGATGGCACCTTCTTTGCCGACGACGTCGCCAAGTTTCTCGCATACATCGACCACGCCGACCTGGTGGTGGGTAACCGCGTGGTCAGGGGCCTCGTCGATTCCGATTCGCAGATGGACTACTTCTTCACCTGGGGCAATATGGCGGTCGCGATGCTGTTGCGGCTTCGGTTCTGGGATGGGCGGCATCTCGGGCCGGCCGGGCTCATGGACGTCGGATGCACCTTTCGCGCCATCCGCCGCCAGGCGCTGGAGCGAATCCTCCCCGACCTGGTCGTGGGCGGCAACCACTTCTCTCCGCACATGCTTCTCGTTGCCATGGCCCGCGGCCTCTCAGTCGTGGAGATCCCGATCCGGTTCCGGCGCCGGTTCGGGCCGTCGAAGGGAGCCAGCCAGAGTCTTGGGAAAGGGCTTCAGGTCGGCCTGGTCATGATCTGGCACATCATGACCTTCCGGCTCCGGCCCAGTCCCCGAACGGAGCCGGCGACGCGCGAATCGCGGTCCGAGCCGGCAGCAGCGGATGGACTGGCCACAGTCGACGAGCACGGGGTCGCGATCGTCAGCGATCGTACGTAG